The genomic window TACTCGCAACATATATTTCTTTCGTATCTTCCAGTATTGTTGCAAAATTGTGTTTATCTTTTCGCTATCACTGCATGAGATTCCTTACATATCGAGTAGAACATAGTAATATAATAATCTTTAATTTGCAGTGTACGTACACCTGGCGGTCGTCTGGTATACCAATATGTGAAGAAGAATAAGACCGTGCCAAAGTGTGGTCAATGTAAAGAGAAGCTAAAGGGTATCCGCCCCACACGCCCATGCGAACGTTCTCGCCTGTCGAAACGTCAAAAGACCGTTGCCCGTACCTATGGAGGTGTTTTGTGCCACAGGTGTCTCCGCGAGCGTATCGTGCGTGCTTTCCTTATCGAGGAACAAAAGATCGTGAAGGCGCTAAAGAGCCAACGTGAATTGGTGAAGGTGGTCAAGCCCGTTGCAGAGAAAAAACCCGCCAAGGCGCAAGCTAGTAAAACAACGGGAGGTAAATCGGCTGCTAAGAAACCCGCCCAGAAATCCACTGGCAAATCCAAGAAGTAAACAATAATTGATGGATAAATATTGAATGGGGGTGATTCTATGGTAGAAGTGAAGCTCAGAAGAATGGatgtaaaaaataagttttacgtTGTACGTTACACTCAAAAACGTatggtataaaataaaaaaaacgctattcttttttaaatgtatctgaattttgtaatttatttagagTAGCTGAAATGGGCTATTTTTAGTAGTTTGGCTTAATGAAATCGATCTTTCATTCAAAGTTGTTCAAAAGCTTatggtttataatttaattgGCTTAATGCTTATCGATAAcgcatttttcatttataatcgATACAAAACGCAACCATGTGTTTACTTTTATCGTCTACTCTTTGTCGCTGTCATTTATACTTTTTCGATGTGTTTTGATTTTCTGaagcaatttcaattaaaaatggcCGAAGTGTTGTTGTATCGCGGACGCAGTCGCGCTTCTGTTTTAAGTTTGGTGCTTTTCGCCGCATTGCTATTGAAGTCTGAGTGTGGTAAGTGGCTTAGGCATTTATTAAACTTACAAGTGCATGTAAAATCCAGTGAATAATTGCAACAGATTGCCATACATGGCCGTGGTACTTCTGTGGCTTCAgtgatttttttcgcaaaatgcTAGCATTCCGTGCGGGTGTGCATGTGTGTTATCAGGTGCGTTGCACACGCTCTTTCTCACACAATGCTAATTGGAATCGCGCTCTCGGCGTACGGTTcgaatgtcaaaaaaaattcgattataTCGCCATCTCGTTCACCCTCGTGTACAAATGGGTTTAGTACTATGTTGTTGCAGTGTATTGAAATCCGCTATTGAACGTTAGATGGCACTGTTTGTTGGCGGGAAAGATCAAGTGAAATTTTCGGGACAATTTTAAAATGGAATATGTTCTAGAGTTGATGCACAAAATCTTATTCCCACAATTACCTAATCATGTTAAAAAATGGAAGTATTGATTGCCAATTATTTCACTTGTAATGgctaatggttaatggtagtaaagggctaaggtatgggcctttagcacagcggccatattgatctattgtgcaccctatgctgtctttTGACTGTTAAATaagcttatgaattgtaccagctccttctgagggaatGATTGAAGGTCTttatctgtaagcatgaacttgtttaaaaccttttccttctatgcgtcaaccccggacattcgatgataaGATGTtgtatagactcctcatcttcgcagcaaaatctgcaggtgctgggtatccttttgtgaaacagagggttgggtcaatgtggtctgagacttgagccttgcttatggtgtttttgattttatttagaatacttaggtgaccggtgaggttgcctaatttgaaattttctttcatgtgtagcatgagtgcttacgtagctgcttcctcttggattgctatatgaagtggtgggagattaaggagtgcttccatgccagctgttggaggtagttctcatagcccctgtgatgcataggcaagcaagcctttgtacattttccagtttggttatcgctgtttgttggatagatttgctccaccatactagtgccccattcAGTATGATTGGtttaaccatttgggtgtatatccagagggccatactagggctgaggccccaggatctccctagtaattgtttggtgtgagtttttttatctaaggttaaacctagatacttgacctcttcctttagttctatcactgtttcacttattttcaatataggaaactccaactttctttttcttgtgaaggggataattgtggttttgttagggttgatcgacagccccgCCCTTTTACACCATTCTCATGTTGCGTTCAagacattttgcattaagtctgttagtgtcctttcatggttgccttttattataacagatatgtcatctgcataaccaatggttataaatcccttattgtttaggtgctgcaccaagtcatcaactagtagggaccatagcagtggagaaagaactcctccttgcggacatccctttgCTGTTGTTACATTAAGTTCCGCTTGGCCTAACGCGGCTTTAATAATTCtgtgattaagcatttggcttatccaatgTGTTAATAAAGGGTTTGCACCTTTTttctcgagtgctgtttccatggatttgtaatttgcgttgtcgaaggcttCCTCTACGTCCATAAAAGAACAGAGGGCTATTTCGCTTTGATTTAGAGCCTTTTCTATTTTGACAACaagtgtgtgcagtgctgtgactgtggatttccctttttggtaagcaaattgcagcttatggaggggttttttgaagattacttcttttcttagatggtattcaagtagtttttccattgcctTTAACATGAACGgcgatagactgattggtctgtaagattttggagaatcagggggtttgttaccccccttaggaataaatattaacttcactttcctccatatctttggaatgaCTCGGATCTgttccacagtgcctttggatagaagtgctgggaatattccatccgggcctggtgatttaaagggtttaaaggagttaattgcccaCTCTTTCAGTTGTAACCAAAGAAATTTATCTCACTCCACTCCAGCACTTACTGTCTCTTCACCAGCATTCCCCGCACATGTATGGGGAACGTTTATGTCCCTCATGGCCCCACTATAGCTACCGCTGAACTTTTTGACATCATTGGAGGTCTTGCAAACTATTTCACTCACCTAATACCAATTTGTACCCGATTTTAATGTCGTTAGATTCCCAAGTTTTATGGGTCTGAGACTCAAGCTCATCTAAATTATATCAATCAAAGCAAATGGTCAAAGAAGGTGTAACTCGATCAGTCATCCACATCCCTACCACTTTTATATAAACCGTTCGATGTAGCTACTTATCTGCCGTCTGCTTTTAAGCCAATCAAGAGATATTAGGAGGAGAAATTTGGGGCATTGAGCAAAAAGCTCAATTGTAATGGCCAAGTCTTCTACTaaacaaatgcatttttttttgttgcctttgTTTGCCTGCcatcttcattttatttaacatctcGGTTCTATTCATTTCTCTTAACCATCCTAACGAATAAATTCTCCTTTGTGCGTAATACCATGCCATTTTCGTAGCGAATCTCTTCCAGTTTGGTAACAGGCAGCAACTGGAAATTCTGCAAGATACCCACCAGTATAGCTTTTATCTCGAGCATAGCGAATTTTTGGCCTGCAGGCATGAAAAAAACAATCGCAGTCACGAATATCAATGTTTTTGATTTGTAGTTTGTTTTGTAATTAACTCACCAATGCAATTCCTTGATCCTCCGCTAAAGGGTACAAACGCAAACGGGTGACGATCTATACTATTTTCGGGCAGAAATCGATCTGGATCGAATCTCAAGGGATCCGGAAAGTGCCGCTCATCACGCATTATATCAAAAATGTGTATGTTAACTTCGGCACGTGCGGGCAATATCAAACCGTTGAGTTCCGTTTGTTGAGTGCAATGGCGGGCAATAAAGGGTACTGAAGGATAGAGACGTAGCGATTCTTTTATAACTCGATCCAAATATTCCAGCTTATTGAAGTCGAAAATGCTTAGGTTTGGCAAATCTGCAGAGCAAAAGAAGTTGGgggaaaagtatttatttttgtaaaagacGTCCATACACATTAACTTCATTTTGGGTCGTAGATAACGGATCTGTGTACCGTTTGTCTAGATCAGAGCCAAGGCGTATTCATAGAAAGTGAGTTCGCTAGAGTAACAACaacatttaaatgtattttgtttttgcaatttggcaGTTGGATAGTCAACATTTCAATGAGATTGCAAACTAACAAATGAGACAACAACAAAGCAGCAGATCGCTGTTAACAATCCAACCAGCAAATCAcacgaaaaaaacaacaaaacagctaCATTAGCGAAGTTCACCTCCTGTGGAATCGCCTTGATTAGTTCATTTTCAAGTCATTTTGAAGGCCCCCGCGGTATGATTAGTTACCCTATCCTCTATTGCTCACCGGAATTCGCGACTTCGCGATAACATTTCTCCTGTATTTCTTGGTGTGCGGCCAAATTGACTAGCGTAAAAATGAGGCAAGTGGATGTCGTGTCGTAGCCTTCAAACATAAAAGTATTCACTTCATCGCAAATGCCTTGATGATCAATAACACCATTCGACTCGGCGTAGAAAAGTGTGTCCAACATAGCATGACGCTTACGCTTCCCCGTTTCATCGCTAAAAAAGtgcataatttataaaaattagtgaTTGCTTAGTAATTCATAGGAGTTTTCAATAGTGATATGAATGTACAGGGTCAGGCACTCGAgtgaaaccaattaaaaaggtcatcATTTAGTTTcgaaaactacttttattcaattcaatgtaaaaaatgtgtcaaattaataaaaaattaagagtcaatttacttttgcgcgatatgatcaccttttgccttgactatggccttgagacggtccagaaaggaatcgcaagctgcccgaatgtgacttacaCGCATTTTGGCCCACTCACAATGGGtcgacaatggcttttttcagcgcctcgagactggtgcaTCTTTTACtttggaccttgctctccaaatggTCCATcgcattcgcgtctggtgaatttgagagccattgtgtggacgttatgaagttcggaacgttgttttttaggcaTTCTTGGTTCTCTCGAGCTTTGTGCGCCGGTGCCGAGAcctgttgaaacgttcatggtcggccaccgaaatgtttgtctgctcacgacttcaaagcaacttccaaaatactttcccgataatatttcgcatttaccttgagggcaggctcgatgaaaacgattggaaagcgcccaactgcggttacagcggcccaaatcattacctgtggcgggtgctacctcctggtggccaatcgatgactcaaactcaaataaaccctatcgttttgggagtttacgaattgctcaatttgaaaaattttctcgtaagaaaacacaatgttcggaaattgaccgctttcggccaagccaagcaacttcttcgctctctcaagtctgacttgttgctgctttggagtGAGATCATgccttgtaaggcttgactttgagatcatttttcagtatgcggcggttgctacggtcagatattttcagttctttcgccatttggttgacacttcgtcgggaatttcgctcaagtcgcttcttcactttttgaatcatttcacgtgacgttgcaggcTTTTGATGACcaactccatgacgtttcgcgaggctaccagtattattgtaacgagtaatggtgagataaacaaaaactttatttactttaaggtgctcgagctcacgaacaatccctggttgtgattttccagccaaatataatgcaatcaaactattacgtttgaaatccattac from Anastrepha ludens isolate Willacy chromosome 5, idAnaLude1.1, whole genome shotgun sequence includes these protein-coding regions:
- the LOC128862947 gene encoding 60S ribosomal protein L34-like, which translates into the protein MVQRLTLRRRLSYNTKSNRRRIVRTPGGRLVYQYVKKNKTVPKCGQCKEKLKGIRPTRPCERSRLSKRQKTVARTYGGVLCHRCLRERIVRAFLIEEQKIVKALKSQRELVKVVKPVAEKKPAKAQASKTTGGKSAAKKPAQKSTGKSKK